One genomic region from Thunnus maccoyii chromosome 16, fThuMac1.1, whole genome shotgun sequence encodes:
- the LOC121880917 gene encoding probable N-acetyltransferase CML1: MANIQIRKYREDDAEAVKEIFTLGMSEHVPSSFMHLLKQPLTQMVLMCMFCALMTSSKSFLLPILAVTLVLAGSRQFVVYMFNRYIETSLKKDLNNITDTYLKQKDSCFWVAESEGQVVGTVACLPNENAPECLELKRMSVRRSHRGMGIAKTLCRTVTEFTRDRGYAAVVLYTSVVQTDAQKLYEHMGYEKIREFVVPELVARIMNFTLFEYRLYIRKDE; the protein is encoded by the coding sequence ATGGCTAATATCCAGATCCGGAAATATCGGGAGGACGATGCCGAGGCCGTGAAGGAGATCTTCACCCTGGGGATGAGCGAGCACGTGCCTTCGTCCTTCATGCACCTTCTGAAACAGCCTCTGACCCAGATGGTGCTCATGTGCATGTTCTGCGCCCTCATGACCAGCTCCAAATCCTTCCTGCTGCCCATCCTGGCCGTCACCCTCGTCCTGGCCGGCTCCCGGCAGTTCGTCGTCTACATGTTCAACAGATACATCGAAACCTCCCTCAAGAAGGACCTCAACAACATCACCGACACCTACCTGAAGCAGAAGGACTCGTGTTTTTGGGTGGCTGAAAGCGAGGGTCAGGTGGTCGGCACAGTGGCTTGCCTTCCTAACGAAAATGCGCCCGAGTGCTTGGAGCTGAAACGCATGTCTGTGCGCCGCAGCCACCGCGGGATGGGCATCGCTAAGACTCTGTGTCGGACAGTGACGGAGTTTACTCGTGACAGAGGTTACGCAGCCGTCGTCCTGTACACCTCTGTGGTCCAGACTGACGCTCAGAAGCTGTATGAGCACATGGGCTACGAGAAGATAAGAGAGTTTGTTGTTCCTGAACTCGTGGCTAGAATCATGAACTTCACTCTGTTTGAGTACAGATTGTATATACGGAAAGATGAGTAA
- the slc39a8 gene encoding metal cation symporter ZIP8, with protein sequence MWHFRCFIGCVLVYIAASQSVNVSERDGQRFLESILRYYGESKSISTENLEDLLVLISARRPPSVTEENPLADQECPSAEQILSHFGLSNVSQLTVGHLGRICPAVLTQVLLPSCPFTAPKSLPPLDYTVWGYGFLAVTVINLASLLGLLLIPFTKKPYFPKVLTYFIGLAIGTLFSNAVLQLIPEALGFDPKSDNYVANAVGIFGGFYLLFFMEKILKMALRVENEHGHSHFTPAEQPQENSLHNGDIPEKKDSIVLTSVNTIATDKSCPNPDPSHTNVMSSQDVQSSGVMCYWLRGQHIKSIKTVAWMITLSDALHNFIDGLAIGASFTVSVLTGFSTSTAIVCEEFPHELGDFVILLNAGMTVPQAIFFNLLSAVSCYVGLVLGILLGSNFAPNAIFAIAGGMFLYIALADMFPEMDNIAKEETRRSAKIIFFLIQNAGLLTGFAIILLITMFAGEINLG encoded by the exons atgtggcattttagatgttttattggGTGCGTTTTGGTTTATATAGCAGCGTCCcagagtgtgaatgtgagtgaaCGGGATGGACAGAGGTTTCTAGAGAGCATTTTACGCTATTATGGTGAAAGCAAATCCATCTCAACGGAGAATCTGGAGGATCTGCTGGTGTTGATCTCAGCCAGAAGACCCCCGTCAGTAACAGAAGAAAACCCGCTGGCAGACCAAGAG TGTCCCTCAGCAGAGCAGATCTTGTCCCACTTCGGGCTCAGTAATGTCAGTCAGCTGACTGTGGGACATCTGGGGAGGATCTGTCCCGCTGTGTTGACCCAGGTGCTGCTGCCCTCCTGCCCCTTCACCGCCCCCAAATCTCTGCCGCCTCTCGACTACACTG TTTGGGGTTATGGGTTCCTGGCGGTCACTGTGATCAACTTGGCGTCTCTACTTGGTCTCCTGCTGATCCCCTTCACCAAGAAACCTTATTTCCCCAAAGTGCTGACCTACTTCATCGGCCTGGCCATCGGGACGCTCTTCTCCAACGCTGTGCTTCAGCTCATACCAGAG GCACTAGGTTTTGATCCCAAATCAGACAACTATGTGGCGAATGCAGTTGGAATATTTGGCGGGTTTTATCTCCTTTTCTTTATGGAGAAGATACTGAAAATGGCTCTTCGGGTCGAGAATGAG CATGGCCACAGCCACTTCACTCCTGCAGAGCAGCCTCAAGAAAACTCCCTCCACAATGGAGACATACCGGAGAAAAAGGACTCCATTGTTTTGACCAGCGTCAACACCATCGCCACAGACAAGAGCTGCCCGAACCCAGACCCTTCACATACAAATGTGATGTCTTCTCAG GACGTCCAGTCGTCCGGCGTGATGTGTTACTGGCTGCGTGGGCAACACATCAAAAGCATCAAGACGGTGGCATGGATGATAACTCTGAGCGACGCGCTGCACAACTTCATCGACGGCCTGGCTATCGGCGCCTCGTTCACAGTGTCGGTACTGACAGGGTTCAGTACGTCCACGGCCATAGTATGTGAGGAGTTTCCACATGAGCTGG GTGACTTTGTGATCCTGCTGAACGCTGGTATGACCGTCCCACAAGCCATATTCTTCAACTTGCTGTCAGCAGTGTCGTGTTACGTCGGCCTTGTGCTCGGTATCCTGCTCGGGAGCAACTTTGCCCCCAACGCAATCTTTGCCATCGCAGGAGGAATGTTCCTGTATATTGCATTGGCAGACATG TTTCCAGAGATGGACAACATAGCAAAGGAAGAGACACGAAGGTCTGCCAAGATAATCTTCTTCCTGATCCAGAATGCAGGGCTGCTCACCGGATTCGCCATCATACTGCTGATCACCATGTTTGCAGGGGAGATCAACCTGGGCTAG
- the manba gene encoding beta-mannosidase — MTLFGNIFSVLLCLLFGFSSGFSSETDSHQTLSLSGKWRLSNSNNSLSLPAEVPGCVHSALQQQGYIQDPYIRFNDVSYRWIALDNWTYTTTFTVSTQLRAKQKVLLVFDGVDTVASISLNGIIVGNTDNMFRRYDFPVRDLLKDGDNVLKVSLMSPVFYASERRKAHSAYRVPPECPPDVQKGECHVNFIRKEQSSFSWDWGPSFPTMGLWKGVQLEAFDVLQLIQVSSVPLYNVSVSQWRVQIELLVEAVQTTNGEVMLSVPELVSERTFQTQFLPGKTKNTFTLHINTSSEVKLWWPNGHGEQPFYRITVTGSQDGFSILNTESKVYFRTVELVQEPVVGSPGLSFYFRINGKPVFLKGSNWIPAHSFQDQVTPAILRNLLQSAVDANMNALRVWGGGVYEQDLFYSICDEMGIMVWQDFMFACAMYPTEDDFIQTVREEVIQQVRRLKSHPSIIIWSGNNENEAALATDWFNIPISQKPTYVKDYVTLYVNNIRAIVQEEDQSRPFLVSSPTNGAESEQEGWVAANPYDPHYGDTHFYSYTVDCWDWRTFPRTRFASEYGFQSWPSFSTLQPVSIKEDWSYSSNFTSHRQHHADGNQQMLQQAALHFHLPNSTDPLKRFTDTLYLTQVMQAQCVKTQTEFYRRSQSEIIEGKGHTMGALYWQLNDIWQAPSWASIEFGGKWKMLHHFAESFFAAVLPVGFEDDDTLLIYAVSDLSHDLKLRAAVSFYSWSDLDPVCTLKSELLLVPGGSAVPVFKMPVAALLAGCGPCTRLTCLLTFHLEDSSGQQGPTNHHFLCSPKDAQGLQRPNITAKVQEDKTGYAVTLHSSSVAPFVWLDVGNIPGRFSSNGFLMVSRNRTVIFNAWRPTSVTELSRSLTVTSLRDVY, encoded by the exons aTGACGCtgtttggaaacatttttagtgttttgttgtgtttgttgttcgGATTTTCATCCGGATTTTCTTCAGAAACGGATTCGCATCAAACTCTGAGCCTGAGCGGCAAATGGAGACTCTCAAACTCCAATAATTCACTGTCGCTGCCTGCAGAAGTGCCTGGATGTGTTCActcagctctgcagcagcagggatACATCCAG GACCCGTATATCAGGTTCAATGATGTGTCTTATCGGTGGATCGCTCTTGACAACTGGACATATACAACCACATTCACTGTGTCCACCCAGCTGAG GGCCAAACAGAAGGTGCTTCTTGTCTTTGACGGCGTCGACACTGTAGCATCAATCTCACTCAATGGAATCATTGTGGGCAACACAGACAACATGTTTCGCCGATAT GACTTTCCGGTTAGAGACTTACTGAAGGACGGAGATAACGTGCTGAAAGTTAGCTTGATGTCTCCTGTTTTTTATGCGTCTGAACGAAGGAAAGCTCATTCTGCCTACAGAGTTCCTCCTGAATGTCCTCCAGATGTTCAGAAGGGGGAATGTCACGTCAATTTCATCAGAAAA GAACAAAGCTCTTTCAGTTGGGACTGGGGGCCTTCGTTTCCCACGATGGGACTGTGGAAAGGAGTTCAGCTGGAGGCGTTCGACGTGCTGCAGCTCATCCAGGtttcctctgttcctctctACA ATGTCAGCGTCTCTCAGTGGAGAGTCCAGATTGAGCTGCTCGTTGAGGCGGTTCAGACAACAAATGGGGAAGTCATGCTCTCCGTACCCGAGCTGGTCTCAGAGCGGACGTTCCAGACACAGTTTCTCCCGGGAAAGACCAAGAACACCTTCACCTTACACATCAACACG AGCAGCGAGGTGAAGCTGTGGTGGCCCAACGGACACGGTGAACAACCCTTTTACCGCATCACCGTCACAGGCTCTCAGGACGGATTTTCAATACTGAACACAGAGTCAAAG GTGTATTTCCGCACAGTGGAACTTGTCCAGGAGCCCGTTGTCGGGTCCCCGGGCCTGAGCTTTTATTTCCGCATCAATGGGAAACCAGTTTTCCTCAAAGGCTCCAACTGGATCCCAGCCCACTCCTTCCAGGACCAGGTCACCCCTGCCAt CTTAAGGAACTTGTTGCAGTCAGCAGTGGATGCTAATATGAACGCCCTCAGGGTGTGGGGAGGAGGAGTGTATGAACAGGATCTGTTCTACAGCATCTGTGATGAGATGGGAATCATG GTTTGGCAGGATTTTATGTTTGCCTGCGCTATGTATCCCACTGAGGACGACTTCATACAAACAGTAAGAGAGGAGGTCATTCAACAG GTTCGGCGCCTGAAGTCTCATCCTTCCATAATAATTTGGAGCGGAAACAATGAAAACGAAGCCGCTCTGGCAACAGACTGGTTCAACATCCCGATTTCCCAGAAGCCTACATACGTGAAAGACTACGTGACGCTGTACGTGAACAACATAAGGGCGATCGTTCAAGAG GAGGACCAGAGTCGCCCCTTTCTTGTCTCCAGTCCGACAAACGGGGCTGAGTCGGAGCAGGAGGGCTGGGTGGCGGCAAACCCCTACGACCCTCACTACGGGGACACGCATTTCTACAGCTACACCGTGGACTGCTGGGATTGGCGGACTTTCCCTCGAACCCGGTTCGCCTCTGAATACGGCTTCCAGTCGTGGCCTTCCTTCTCCACTCTGCAGCCG GTTTCCATTAAAGAAGACTGGAGCTACAGCAGTAATTTCACTTCCCATCGTCAGCACCATGCGGATGGGAACCAGCAGATGTTACAGCAGGCTGCTTTGCACTTCCACCTGCCAAACTCCACAGATCCCTTAAAAAGATTTACAGATACACTGTACCTCACTCAG GTCATGCAGGCACAGTGTGTGAAGACTCAGACAGAATTTTATCGGCGGAGTCAGAGTGAGATCATCGAGGGCAAAGGTCACACCATGGGTGCTCTTTACTGGCAGCTCAATGATATTTGGCAGGCGCCTTCCTGGGCATCAATAG AGTTTGGTGGGAAGTGGAAAATGCTGCATCATTTTGCAGAGAGCTTCTTTGCGGCCGTGCTGCCCGTCGGTTTCGAGGATGACGACACGCTGCTCATCTACGCTGTCTCAGACCTGAGTCATGACCTGAAACTCAGGGCTGCG GTTTCTTTTTACTCGTGGAGCGATCTGGATCCTGTGTGCACGCTGAAGTCAGAGCTGCTTCTGGTACCCGGAGGCAGCGCCGTGCCTGTTTTCAAAATGCCGGTCGCCGCCCTGCTGGCAGGATGTGGCCCCTGCACCCGCCTCACCTGCCTGCTCACCTTCCACCTGGAGGACAGCAGCGGCCAGCAGGGACCCACCAACCACCACTTCCTCTGCTCACCCAAAGACGCTCAGGGGCTCCAGAGACCCAACATTACA gCGAAGGTGCAGGAGGATAAGACGGGATACGCTGTTACCCTCCACTCTTCCTCTGTCGCTCCTTTCGTCTGGCTCGATGTGGGAAACATCCCGGGACGCTTCAGCTCTAACGGCTTCCTGATGGTTTCTAGAAACAGGACAGTCATTTTTAACGCGTGGCGTCCCACAAGCGTCACAGAACTCTCCAGATCCCTCACCGTCACATCTTTAAGGGACGTGTACTAA
- the LOC121880607 gene encoding ubiquitin-conjugating enzyme E2 D2-like: MALKRIHKELNDLARDPPAQCSAGPVGDDMFHWQATIMGPSDSPYQGGVFFLTIHFPTDYPFKPPKVAFTTRIYHPNINSNGSICLDILRSQWSPALTISKVLLSICSLLCDPNPDDPLVPEIARIYKTDSQKYTKMAKEWTQKYAM; this comes from the exons ATGGCTTTGAAAAGGATCCACAAG GAGCTTAACGACCTGGCTCGTGACCCTCCAGCACAGTGCTCAGCCGGCCCAGTGGGTGATGACA TGTTTCACTGGCAAGCCACAATCATGGGACCT AGTGACAGTCCATATCAGGGAGGTGTTTTCTTCTTGACAATTCATTTTCCAACAGACTACCCCTTCAAACCACCCAAG GTTGCATTTACGACAAGAATTTACCACCCAAATATTAACAGTAACGGCAGTATCTGTCTGGATATTCTCAGATCACAGTGGTCTCCTGCACTTACTATTTCTAAAG TTCTTCTCTCCATTTGCTCACTCCTATGTGACCCAAACCCTGATGACCCACTAGTGCCAGAGATTGCACGAATCTACAAAACAGATAGTCAGAA ATACACCAAAATGGCAAAAGAATGGACACAAAAATACGCAATGTGA